In the Festucalex cinctus isolate MCC-2025b chromosome 10, RoL_Fcin_1.0, whole genome shotgun sequence genome, one interval contains:
- the mylk4b gene encoding uncharacterized protein mylk4b isoform X1, with product MNSTLVNSLAKMYDPKPLHAQKSAGRKLSLNGLDKSQAASSCHDASLRCVESRVDSLTSQMERLLNMQLAVLTRLDGLSLDVRRMDARMSEEGAGAGDAGVSSGSRFVFGELLGAVERACEQMESQDRRLEAVEKVLGGTQQVISVIGEVVKSSRLMRLLFKKKSAGQNKRKGKDDKDKGKLNLKSPKAQKKRRSLETSDSLTGSALPEQVAKLNQKNIDHSHGNNNAEDRENGRGLESPSLILNDSDKESEDVFEDSDADEEAELEINSSDFDPEKTAEEEDEGKRRNQSEPDETSIIKQESPDEVGDVAACSKRRVTEEAVKDDLKKSRVEGAKEQNADGEKPGKNDSDAVDAEGGEGNDDQSDVKEFFIDSSPPPSAPFDHRIVTPKPHQIAAFYSINRDEVLGGGRFGQVHKCIENSSGLTLAAKIIKARSQKEKDVVRNEIQVMNQLNHCNLIQLYAAFESRFDIILVMEYVEGGELFDRIIDENCNLTEFDTVLFIRQICEGLQYMHKMYILHLDLKPENILCVSRATNKIKIIDFGLARRYKPREKLKVNFGTPEFLAPEVINYEFVSFPTDMWSLGVITYMLLSGLSPFLGDDDNETLNNILACQWNFEEDEFTGVSKEAKDFITRLLVKSKNWRMSATESLRHAWLADQNLHYKLHAKKNKCHSTRPPSPQR from the exons ATGAACTCCACCTTGGTCAACTCTTTAGCCAAAATGTACGATCCCAAGCCTCTTCACGCTCAGAAGTCTGCCGGACGAAAGCTGTCGCTCAACGGACTGGACAAGTCTCAAGCCGCGTCGTCTTGCCACGACGCTTCCCTGCGCTGCGTCGAGAGCCGCGTGGACTCCTTGACCTCTCAGATGGAGCGGTTGCTCAACATGCAGCTCGCCGTCCTGACCCGACTGGACGGTTTGTCGCTGGATGTGAGAAGGATGGACGCGAGGATGAGCGAGGAGGGCGCCGGCGCCGGCGACGCCGGAGTTAGCAGCGGCTCGCGATTCGTGTTTGGGGAGTTGTTGGGGGCGGTGGAGCGGGCGTGCGAGCAAATGGAGAGTCAGGACCGCAGGTTGGAAGCGGTGGAGAAAGTGTTGGGGGGCACCCAGCAGGTGATCAGCGTCATTGGGGAGGTGGTGAAGAGCTCCCGGCTGATGAGgttgctctttaaaaaaaagagcgccGGACAAAACAAACGCAAG GGAAAGGACGACAAGGACAAAGGCAAACTCAACCTGAAAAGCCCCAAAGCCCAGAAGAAGAGGAGGTCCCTGGAAACTTCAG ACTCGCTGACGGGATCGGCGCTGCCAGAGCAGGTCGCGAAACTCAACCAAAAGAATATCGACCACTCTCATGGAAACAACAACGCCGAAGATCGAGAAAACGGGAGAGGTCTCGAGTCGCCCTCGTTGATTCTGAATGACTCCGATAAGGAGAGCGAGGATGTCTTTGAAGACTCGGACGCTGACGAAGAGGCGGAATTAGAAATCAATTCTTCAGATTTCGATCCGGAGAAGACCGCAGAGGAGGAAGACGAAGGCAAGCGGAGGAATCAATCCGAACCTGACGAAACTTCGATCATCAAACAAGAAAG CCCTGATGAGGTCGGCGACGTGGCCGCCTGCAGCAAACGTCGCGTCACGGAAGAAGCGGTGAAGGACGATCTGAAAAAGAGTCGAGTGGAAGGCGCCAAAGAGCAAAATGCCGACGGAGAGAAGCCAGGAAAAAACGACTCGGATGCCGTCGACGCGGAGGGCGGCGAAGGAAACGACGACCAGTCTGACGTGAAGGAATTCTTCATAG ACTCCAGTCCTCCACCATCAGCACCGTTTGATCATCGCATCGTGACTCCCAAACCTCATCAAATCGCCGCCTTCTACTCCATCAACCGAGACGAGGTCCTCGGAGG GGGGCGTTTTGGTCAAGTCCACAAGTGCATCGAGAACTCGTCAGGCCTAACTTTGGCTGCCAAGATCATCAAGGCCAGGAGTCAGAAGGAAAAG GATGTGGTGAGGAACGAGATCCAGGTGATGAACCAGCTCAATCACTGCAACCTCATCCAGCTGTACGCGGCCTTCGAGTCTCGTTTTGACATCATCCTGGTCATGGAGTA CGTGGAGGGCGGCGAGCTGTTCGACCGCATCATTGACGAGAACTGCAACCTGACCGAGTTCGACACCGTGCTGTTCATACGGCAGATTTGCGAGGGACTGCAGTACATGCACAAAATGTACATCCTCCATCTCGACCTCAAG cCAGAGAACATTCTTTGTGTTAGCAGAGCCACAAACAAGATAAAAATCATTGATTTTGGTCTCGCCcggag GTATAAACCTCGAGAGAAGCTGAAGGTCAACTTTGGCACGCCAGAATTTTTGGCCCCCGAAGTCATCAATTACGAGTTTGTTTCCTTCCCGACTGACATGTGGAGCCTCGGGGTGATCACGTACATGCT ACTCAGCGGCCTGTCGCCGTTCCTCGGCGACGATGACAACGAGACTCTCAACAACATTCTGGCCTGTCAGTGGAACTTCGAGGAAGACGAATTCACGGGCGTTTCCAAAGAGGCCAAAGACTTCATCACGCGTCTGCTGGTCAAGAGCAAAAACTGGAGGATGAGCGCCACCGAGTCGCTCAGACACGCTTGGCTGGCAGACCAAAATCTGCACTACAAGTTGCATGCCAAG
- the mylk4b gene encoding myosin light chain kinase family member 4 isoform X3: protein MSPIVEKMEGLKAIRNRSNSLRFGRLAFYRHLEKVGTMRCFWELKHMELEGKDDKDKGKLNLKSPKAQKKRRSLETSDSLTGSALPEQVAKLNQKNIDHSHGNNNAEDRENGRGLESPSLILNDSDKESEDVFEDSDADEEAELEINSSDFDPEKTAEEEDEGKRRNQSEPDETSIIKQESPDEVGDVAACSKRRVTEEAVKDDLKKSRVEGAKEQNADGEKPGKNDSDAVDAEGGEGNDDQSDVKEFFIDSSPPPSAPFDHRIVTPKPHQIAAFYSINRDEVLGGGRFGQVHKCIENSSGLTLAAKIIKARSQKEKDVVRNEIQVMNQLNHCNLIQLYAAFESRFDIILVMEYVEGGELFDRIIDENCNLTEFDTVLFIRQICEGLQYMHKMYILHLDLKPENILCVSRATNKIKIIDFGLARRYKPREKLKVNFGTPEFLAPEVINYEFVSFPTDMWSLGVITYMLLSGLSPFLGDDDNETLNNILACQWNFEEDEFTGVSKEAKDFITRLLVKSKNWRMSATESLRHAWLADQNLHYKLHAKKNKCHSTRPPSPQR from the exons ATGTCCCCCATCGTGGAGAAGATGGAAGGGCTGAAGGCGATCCGCAACCGCAGCAACAGCCTCCGGTTTGGCCGGCTGGCCTTCTACCGGCACCTGGAGAAGGTGGGGACCATGCGCTGCTTCTGGGAACTGAAGCACATGGAACTGGAG GGAAAGGACGACAAGGACAAAGGCAAACTCAACCTGAAAAGCCCCAAAGCCCAGAAGAAGAGGAGGTCCCTGGAAACTTCAG ACTCGCTGACGGGATCGGCGCTGCCAGAGCAGGTCGCGAAACTCAACCAAAAGAATATCGACCACTCTCATGGAAACAACAACGCCGAAGATCGAGAAAACGGGAGAGGTCTCGAGTCGCCCTCGTTGATTCTGAATGACTCCGATAAGGAGAGCGAGGATGTCTTTGAAGACTCGGACGCTGACGAAGAGGCGGAATTAGAAATCAATTCTTCAGATTTCGATCCGGAGAAGACCGCAGAGGAGGAAGACGAAGGCAAGCGGAGGAATCAATCCGAACCTGACGAAACTTCGATCATCAAACAAGAAAG CCCTGATGAGGTCGGCGACGTGGCCGCCTGCAGCAAACGTCGCGTCACGGAAGAAGCGGTGAAGGACGATCTGAAAAAGAGTCGAGTGGAAGGCGCCAAAGAGCAAAATGCCGACGGAGAGAAGCCAGGAAAAAACGACTCGGATGCCGTCGACGCGGAGGGCGGCGAAGGAAACGACGACCAGTCTGACGTGAAGGAATTCTTCATAG ACTCCAGTCCTCCACCATCAGCACCGTTTGATCATCGCATCGTGACTCCCAAACCTCATCAAATCGCCGCCTTCTACTCCATCAACCGAGACGAGGTCCTCGGAGG GGGGCGTTTTGGTCAAGTCCACAAGTGCATCGAGAACTCGTCAGGCCTAACTTTGGCTGCCAAGATCATCAAGGCCAGGAGTCAGAAGGAAAAG GATGTGGTGAGGAACGAGATCCAGGTGATGAACCAGCTCAATCACTGCAACCTCATCCAGCTGTACGCGGCCTTCGAGTCTCGTTTTGACATCATCCTGGTCATGGAGTA CGTGGAGGGCGGCGAGCTGTTCGACCGCATCATTGACGAGAACTGCAACCTGACCGAGTTCGACACCGTGCTGTTCATACGGCAGATTTGCGAGGGACTGCAGTACATGCACAAAATGTACATCCTCCATCTCGACCTCAAG cCAGAGAACATTCTTTGTGTTAGCAGAGCCACAAACAAGATAAAAATCATTGATTTTGGTCTCGCCcggag GTATAAACCTCGAGAGAAGCTGAAGGTCAACTTTGGCACGCCAGAATTTTTGGCCCCCGAAGTCATCAATTACGAGTTTGTTTCCTTCCCGACTGACATGTGGAGCCTCGGGGTGATCACGTACATGCT ACTCAGCGGCCTGTCGCCGTTCCTCGGCGACGATGACAACGAGACTCTCAACAACATTCTGGCCTGTCAGTGGAACTTCGAGGAAGACGAATTCACGGGCGTTTCCAAAGAGGCCAAAGACTTCATCACGCGTCTGCTGGTCAAGAGCAAAAACTGGAGGATGAGCGCCACCGAGTCGCTCAGACACGCTTGGCTGGCAGACCAAAATCTGCACTACAAGTTGCATGCCAAG
- the mylk4b gene encoding uncharacterized protein mylk4b isoform X2, translating into MGGNEKKILVIANVPSYEGSDKKIPCNESVTKNGKTLTSAVPPPIPMSPIVEKMEGLKAIRNRSNSLRFGRLAFYRHLEKVGTMRCFWELKHMELEGKDDKDKGKLNLKSPKAQKKRRSLETSDSLTGSALPEQVAKLNQKNIDHSHGNNNAEDRENGRGLESPSLILNDSDKESEDVFEDSDADEEAELEINSSDFDPEKTAEEEDEGKRRNQSEPDETSIIKQESPDEVGDVAACSKRRVTEEAVKDDLKKSRVEGAKEQNADGEKPGKNDSDAVDAEGGEGNDDQSDVKEFFIDSSPPPSAPFDHRIVTPKPHQIAAFYSINRDEVLGGGRFGQVHKCIENSSGLTLAAKIIKARSQKEKDVVRNEIQVMNQLNHCNLIQLYAAFESRFDIILVMEYVEGGELFDRIIDENCNLTEFDTVLFIRQICEGLQYMHKMYILHLDLKPENILCVSRATNKIKIIDFGLARRYKPREKLKVNFGTPEFLAPEVINYEFVSFPTDMWSLGVITYMLLSGLSPFLGDDDNETLNNILACQWNFEEDEFTGVSKEAKDFITRLLVKSKNWRMSATESLRHAWLADQNLHYKLHAKKNKCHSTRPPSPQR; encoded by the exons ATGGGAGGAAACGAGAAGAAGATTTTGGTGATCGCCAATGTTCCCAGCTATGAAGG GTCAGACAAGAAGATTCCTTGCAACGAGTCGGTCACGAAGAACGGGAAGACGCTAACGTCGGCCGTGCCGCCGCCGATCCCCATGTCCCCCATCGTGGAGAAGATGGAAGGGCTGAAGGCGATCCGCAACCGCAGCAACAGCCTCCGGTTTGGCCGGCTGGCCTTCTACCGGCACCTGGAGAAGGTGGGGACCATGCGCTGCTTCTGGGAACTGAAGCACATGGAACTGGAG GGAAAGGACGACAAGGACAAAGGCAAACTCAACCTGAAAAGCCCCAAAGCCCAGAAGAAGAGGAGGTCCCTGGAAACTTCAG ACTCGCTGACGGGATCGGCGCTGCCAGAGCAGGTCGCGAAACTCAACCAAAAGAATATCGACCACTCTCATGGAAACAACAACGCCGAAGATCGAGAAAACGGGAGAGGTCTCGAGTCGCCCTCGTTGATTCTGAATGACTCCGATAAGGAGAGCGAGGATGTCTTTGAAGACTCGGACGCTGACGAAGAGGCGGAATTAGAAATCAATTCTTCAGATTTCGATCCGGAGAAGACCGCAGAGGAGGAAGACGAAGGCAAGCGGAGGAATCAATCCGAACCTGACGAAACTTCGATCATCAAACAAGAAAG CCCTGATGAGGTCGGCGACGTGGCCGCCTGCAGCAAACGTCGCGTCACGGAAGAAGCGGTGAAGGACGATCTGAAAAAGAGTCGAGTGGAAGGCGCCAAAGAGCAAAATGCCGACGGAGAGAAGCCAGGAAAAAACGACTCGGATGCCGTCGACGCGGAGGGCGGCGAAGGAAACGACGACCAGTCTGACGTGAAGGAATTCTTCATAG ACTCCAGTCCTCCACCATCAGCACCGTTTGATCATCGCATCGTGACTCCCAAACCTCATCAAATCGCCGCCTTCTACTCCATCAACCGAGACGAGGTCCTCGGAGG GGGGCGTTTTGGTCAAGTCCACAAGTGCATCGAGAACTCGTCAGGCCTAACTTTGGCTGCCAAGATCATCAAGGCCAGGAGTCAGAAGGAAAAG GATGTGGTGAGGAACGAGATCCAGGTGATGAACCAGCTCAATCACTGCAACCTCATCCAGCTGTACGCGGCCTTCGAGTCTCGTTTTGACATCATCCTGGTCATGGAGTA CGTGGAGGGCGGCGAGCTGTTCGACCGCATCATTGACGAGAACTGCAACCTGACCGAGTTCGACACCGTGCTGTTCATACGGCAGATTTGCGAGGGACTGCAGTACATGCACAAAATGTACATCCTCCATCTCGACCTCAAG cCAGAGAACATTCTTTGTGTTAGCAGAGCCACAAACAAGATAAAAATCATTGATTTTGGTCTCGCCcggag GTATAAACCTCGAGAGAAGCTGAAGGTCAACTTTGGCACGCCAGAATTTTTGGCCCCCGAAGTCATCAATTACGAGTTTGTTTCCTTCCCGACTGACATGTGGAGCCTCGGGGTGATCACGTACATGCT ACTCAGCGGCCTGTCGCCGTTCCTCGGCGACGATGACAACGAGACTCTCAACAACATTCTGGCCTGTCAGTGGAACTTCGAGGAAGACGAATTCACGGGCGTTTCCAAAGAGGCCAAAGACTTCATCACGCGTCTGCTGGTCAAGAGCAAAAACTGGAGGATGAGCGCCACCGAGTCGCTCAGACACGCTTGGCTGGCAGACCAAAATCTGCACTACAAGTTGCATGCCAAG
- the mylk4b gene encoding myosin light chain kinase family member 4 isoform X4, whose translation MHSIMETFRRDKDLWLLGSVCLVATFLWWRRLWKLFSVKKKGRSLPPHLQGKDDKDKGKLNLKSPKAQKKRRSLETSDSLTGSALPEQVAKLNQKNIDHSHGNNNAEDRENGRGLESPSLILNDSDKESEDVFEDSDADEEAELEINSSDFDPEKTAEEEDEGKRRNQSEPDETSIIKQESPDEVGDVAACSKRRVTEEAVKDDLKKSRVEGAKEQNADGEKPGKNDSDAVDAEGGEGNDDQSDVKEFFIDSSPPPSAPFDHRIVTPKPHQIAAFYSINRDEVLGGGRFGQVHKCIENSSGLTLAAKIIKARSQKEKDVVRNEIQVMNQLNHCNLIQLYAAFESRFDIILVMEYVEGGELFDRIIDENCNLTEFDTVLFIRQICEGLQYMHKMYILHLDLKPENILCVSRATNKIKIIDFGLARRYKPREKLKVNFGTPEFLAPEVINYEFVSFPTDMWSLGVITYMLLSGLSPFLGDDDNETLNNILACQWNFEEDEFTGVSKEAKDFITRLLVKSKNWRMSATESLRHAWLADQNLHYKLHAKKNKCHSTRPPSPQR comes from the exons ATGCATTCCATCATGGAGACCTTCCGAAGGGATAAAGATCTCTGGCTATTAGGCAGTGTGTGCCTGGTGGCCACTTTCCTGTGGTGGCGGCGGCTGTGGAAATTGTTTTCCGTCAAAAAGAAGGGGAGGAGCCTGCCACCACACTTACAG GGAAAGGACGACAAGGACAAAGGCAAACTCAACCTGAAAAGCCCCAAAGCCCAGAAGAAGAGGAGGTCCCTGGAAACTTCAG ACTCGCTGACGGGATCGGCGCTGCCAGAGCAGGTCGCGAAACTCAACCAAAAGAATATCGACCACTCTCATGGAAACAACAACGCCGAAGATCGAGAAAACGGGAGAGGTCTCGAGTCGCCCTCGTTGATTCTGAATGACTCCGATAAGGAGAGCGAGGATGTCTTTGAAGACTCGGACGCTGACGAAGAGGCGGAATTAGAAATCAATTCTTCAGATTTCGATCCGGAGAAGACCGCAGAGGAGGAAGACGAAGGCAAGCGGAGGAATCAATCCGAACCTGACGAAACTTCGATCATCAAACAAGAAAG CCCTGATGAGGTCGGCGACGTGGCCGCCTGCAGCAAACGTCGCGTCACGGAAGAAGCGGTGAAGGACGATCTGAAAAAGAGTCGAGTGGAAGGCGCCAAAGAGCAAAATGCCGACGGAGAGAAGCCAGGAAAAAACGACTCGGATGCCGTCGACGCGGAGGGCGGCGAAGGAAACGACGACCAGTCTGACGTGAAGGAATTCTTCATAG ACTCCAGTCCTCCACCATCAGCACCGTTTGATCATCGCATCGTGACTCCCAAACCTCATCAAATCGCCGCCTTCTACTCCATCAACCGAGACGAGGTCCTCGGAGG GGGGCGTTTTGGTCAAGTCCACAAGTGCATCGAGAACTCGTCAGGCCTAACTTTGGCTGCCAAGATCATCAAGGCCAGGAGTCAGAAGGAAAAG GATGTGGTGAGGAACGAGATCCAGGTGATGAACCAGCTCAATCACTGCAACCTCATCCAGCTGTACGCGGCCTTCGAGTCTCGTTTTGACATCATCCTGGTCATGGAGTA CGTGGAGGGCGGCGAGCTGTTCGACCGCATCATTGACGAGAACTGCAACCTGACCGAGTTCGACACCGTGCTGTTCATACGGCAGATTTGCGAGGGACTGCAGTACATGCACAAAATGTACATCCTCCATCTCGACCTCAAG cCAGAGAACATTCTTTGTGTTAGCAGAGCCACAAACAAGATAAAAATCATTGATTTTGGTCTCGCCcggag GTATAAACCTCGAGAGAAGCTGAAGGTCAACTTTGGCACGCCAGAATTTTTGGCCCCCGAAGTCATCAATTACGAGTTTGTTTCCTTCCCGACTGACATGTGGAGCCTCGGGGTGATCACGTACATGCT ACTCAGCGGCCTGTCGCCGTTCCTCGGCGACGATGACAACGAGACTCTCAACAACATTCTGGCCTGTCAGTGGAACTTCGAGGAAGACGAATTCACGGGCGTTTCCAAAGAGGCCAAAGACTTCATCACGCGTCTGCTGGTCAAGAGCAAAAACTGGAGGATGAGCGCCACCGAGTCGCTCAGACACGCTTGGCTGGCAGACCAAAATCTGCACTACAAGTTGCATGCCAAG